The DNA segment TTCTCGCAGACCCGACTGACGGTGATCCCCGAGCCCTCTTCGATGACCATCGTGTTGCTCGGGGGGGCCTTGCTGGTCTCGGCCCGCCCTGTCCTCCGACGGGTTCGCCGCTCCTGAGGCTCCGACCCGGTGTCAGACTCCATCGTTCCCACTGATCGGGACGCGGCGGTTCCCGGGCCTGGCCTCGAACCGCCGCCGTCCTGCCGGTTCACGAGCCCGAGGCGGGAGCGTCGGCCTTCAGGTCGATCTTCGGAAACAGCGGGGTGACCTTCCCGTTGACCAGTGGCGCGGTCACTCGCAGGTCGGGGCCGGCCGGACGCTCGGCGGCGCTGGCGAACGAGACGGCGTCCCACGGTTGAGCCTCGCCGAAGTTGAAGGCGGCGTAGAAGGTCTCGGCGGTGCGGGGGAGGAAGGGTTTGATCAGGATCGAGACGACCCGGAGCGCCTCGGCCAGATTGACGAGCACGACCTTCGTGGCCTCAAGATCGGTCTTGGCGAGTTTGAACGGCTGGGTGGCCTCGATGTAGCGGTTGGCGGCGTCGAGGACCTCAAGCCAGATCCGCTGCAACGCCGTCGCATACTGGAACGATCCGACGAGGCCGCGCAGGTCTTCCACCAGGCTCGGCAAATCCAGCTCGGCCCGCCAGGTGGTCGGATCAATGGCCGCCGAGCCGTCGAGCGACCCGTCGAAGTACTTCAGGCACATGGTCAGGGTGCGGCTGTAGAGGTTCCCCAGGTTGTTGGCCAGCCCGGTGTTGTACGTCTCGGCGAACCGCTCGAACGAGAACTCACCGTCCCCTCCGAACGGGCACTGGCTCATGAAGTAGTAGCGGAACCCCTCGCTGCTGAACTGGCGGATCAGGTCCATCGGCTCGACGATGTTGCCGATGGATTTGCTCATCTTTTGCAAGACGCCGCTCGCGTCGTCCTTGCGGTAAACGAAGCCGTGAGCAAAAACCGCCTTCGGCAGAGGCAACCCCGCTGACATGAGCATCGCCGGCCAGAGGGCGCAGTGAAACCGGGTGATGTCCTTGCCGATCACATGCGTATCGGCTGGCCAGTAGCGCTGAAACTTCGCGTCGTCGTTGCCGTAACCGAGCGCCGTGATGTAGTTCAACAGCGCGTCGAACCAGACGTAAATCGTCTGCTCCTCGTCAAACGGAACGGTAATGCCCCAGGTGAACCCTTTCCGACTGATCGAGACATCCTGAAGCCCCGACTTGACCAGGTTGACGATCTCGTTGCGTCGGCTTTCGGGCTGGATGAACTCGGGGTGCGCCTCGTAGTGGGCGAGCAGGCGGTCTCGAAACTCCGAAAGCTTGAAGAAGTAATTCTCCTCCTCGACGATCTTCAAGGGGGTGTTCGGGTGGTTCGGGCAGGTGCCGCCGGCGGCCTGGACCTCCTCGATGGTCTTGAACTCCTGGCCGGTGGGGGAGACGGCTTCCTTGGCCGTCTTGAACTCCTCGCACCCCTCGCAATAAAGCCCTTGATACGGCCGCTTATCGATGTCTCCCGCGTCGTACACTGCCTGAATGAACTGGCGGCAGCCGGCGTGGTGCCGCGCCTCGCTCGTCTGGATGAAGTCGTCGAACGAGATGTCGAGCGCTCGCCAGACGGCCTTGAACTGCTCGGCCATGTCATCGACGTACGGCTGCGGCTCGACCCCCAACTCCTGGGCTCGCTTCGAGACCTTGATCGTATTTTCGTCGTTGCCCATCAAGAAATAGGTGTCGAAGCCTTCCATGCGACGGAAGCGGGCCTGCACGTCGGCGCCGATCTTTTCGAAGGCGGTGCCGATGTGCGGTCGGCTGTTCGGATAGTCGATCGCGGTGGTAATGAAGAAGGTCGAGGCTTGGCTCATGATTCGGTTCGATCCATCAAAGCGACGGCCCCGCGGTTTGCAACTCGCCCGGGGCGCGGACCGTGCCGGCCGGAGATGGTCCGACACGCGGGGAGGAGGCGGCGTTCGCTTCGCCGTCAAGCCGATCATTCTAGCAAGTCGGGCGGTCGGCTCACCAACCATCAACGGCTTGAGCCAAACGTCTTCGGCAGGATCAGGCCCCCGAGCCCCCGGCGATCGACTTGAAGTAATCGCGATCCGGCAGCAAGACCACCACCGCTTCGTCGGAATCGGTATCAAAATCCCAGAGATACCACAGCCGGCAGTGAGCGCAGGTCGAAAGCATTCGCTCCGGGAACCCGTCGTCGGGCTGATGGAGCGTCATCTCACGATCGCACGAGAAGCACAAAATGCTCGACAGCGGCGTTTCTCCCAGCGAAACGCCCAGCACCTTGACTGCCGCACTCGTCTTGACCCTGCGGAAAGTGGCCATGCCGAGGGCTCCAGGGCTGCTCGTTCGTCTCTGGGCGGGACCGACTCTCCCAGAGACCTCCACGTTAAACGCCATCAACGAAACGTCGCAGCAAAAATCAAACCGTCATTCCGTTCAAACGTGTCGGAAAAGTCTAATTCAATTCTGAGCCGTCAGCCGATCGGGGCGGTTCCGCCGGTCGCGTCTTCCATGATCGCGTGTTCGGTCCATTCCTCGACCGGACGGGCCGGGCCGAGCACCCCTCGGCTCATCACGGCGATCCGGTCGCACACTCCCATCAGCTCGGGCAAGTACGAGCTGACCATGATCACCGCCTTTCCCTCGGCGGCCAGGCTGCCGATCATCCGGTAAATCTCGGCCTTGCTCCCCACATCGATCCCTCGGGTCGGCTCGTCGAGCAACAGCACATCGGCCTGCTGGTGCAGCAGTCGAGCCAGCGCCACCTTCTGCTGATTCCCCCCCGAAAGCGCCCCGATTCGTTGATCGGGCCCCTGCGTCCGAATCCGCATTGCCTCGATCCACTGCCGGGTTTCTCGCCGCCGCGATCCCAGCCTCAGCCATCCGAATCGCGCATAACGCCCCAGGGCCGAAAGCGTCAGGTTCTCCTCGACCGACCGCCCCAGCGCAAGCCCTTCCTCCTTGCGATCCTCGCTCAGAAACCCGATCCCCTCACGGATCGATCGCCTCGGACTTGCCGCCACCGAGCCGGAGTGCCCCTTGATCGTCACCTCCCCCGATCGCACCTCGTCGAGCCCAAAAATCGCCCTCAGCAACTCCGTCCGACCCGCCCCCACCAAGCCGGCAATTCCCAGCACCTCCCCCCGGTGCAAGGTCAGGTCCGCCCACCTCGGCAAGCGACGCCCGGCCAGCCCCCGCAGGTCGAGCACCGGCTCCCCCGCTTCGTGAGGCACTTTCGGGAACATCTCGGTCAGATCCCGACCCACCATCGCCGCGATGATCCCTCGCAGCGCCGCCCCCTTCATCGCTCCCCGCTCGACCGCCCTGCCATCCCTCAAGACCGTGTACCGATCCGCCACCCGCTGCACTTCTTCGAGAAAATGACTGATATAAACGATCGCCAGACCCTGCCTTTTCAGCCGGTCGATCACCGCGAACAGCCGCTCCGCGTCCCGCTCGGTCAACGAACTCGTCGGCTCGTCGAAGACAATCACCCGAGCCTCGCACACCAGGGCCCTCGCCACCTCGATCAACTGCTGCGCCCCCACGCTCAACGATCCGGCCCTCGCCTCGGCCCTGATATCCAGATGCTCCAGCATCTTCATCGCCTCGCGCACGATTCTGCGATGCTCCCCCTTGCGGACCATCCCCAGCCTCGTCCGCTCCTGCCCCAGCATCACGTTCGCCTCGACCGACAGGTGCGGCGCGATCGCCAGTTCCTGGTAGATCATCGCCACCCCCTTCGCCAGCGCCTCCCTCGGCCCCCTCGGCGCATACGGCTCCCCGTCCAGCCTCATCTCTCCCTCGTCGGGCCGATACGCCCCGCTCAAGACCTTCATCAAGGTGCTCTTGCCCGCCCCGTTCTCGCCGATCAAGGCATGCACTTCCCCCGGATACAGGTCGATCGACACGCCATCGAGCGCCCGGCTGGCGCCGAATCGCTTGGCGACATTGCGCATCGCCAGCAAGGGCCGCACGGGCAGATTCTTCTTCGTTTCGATTGGTGCTGC comes from the Tautonia marina genome and includes:
- the metG gene encoding methionine--tRNA ligase — encoded protein: MSQASTFFITTAIDYPNSRPHIGTAFEKIGADVQARFRRMEGFDTYFLMGNDENTIKVSKRAQELGVEPQPYVDDMAEQFKAVWRALDISFDDFIQTSEARHHAGCRQFIQAVYDAGDIDKRPYQGLYCEGCEEFKTAKEAVSPTGQEFKTIEEVQAAGGTCPNHPNTPLKIVEEENYFFKLSEFRDRLLAHYEAHPEFIQPESRRNEIVNLVKSGLQDVSISRKGFTWGITVPFDEEQTIYVWFDALLNYITALGYGNDDAKFQRYWPADTHVIGKDITRFHCALWPAMLMSAGLPLPKAVFAHGFVYRKDDASGVLQKMSKSIGNIVEPMDLIRQFSSEGFRYYFMSQCPFGGDGEFSFERFAETYNTGLANNLGNLYSRTLTMCLKYFDGSLDGSAAIDPTTWRAELDLPSLVEDLRGLVGSFQYATALQRIWLEVLDAANRYIEATQPFKLAKTDLEATKVVLVNLAEALRVVSILIKPFLPRTAETFYAAFNFGEAQPWDAVSFASAAERPAGPDLRVTAPLVNGKVTPLFPKIDLKADAPASGS
- a CDS encoding sugar ABC transporter ATP-binding protein; this translates as MDAAPIETKKNLPVRPLLAMRNVAKRFGASRALDGVSIDLYPGEVHALIGENGAGKSTLMKVLSGAYRPDEGEMRLDGEPYAPRGPREALAKGVAMIYQELAIAPHLSVEANVMLGQERTRLGMVRKGEHRRIVREAMKMLEHLDIRAEARAGSLSVGAQQLIEVARALVCEARVIVFDEPTSSLTERDAERLFAVIDRLKRQGLAIVYISHFLEEVQRVADRYTVLRDGRAVERGAMKGAALRGIIAAMVGRDLTEMFPKVPHEAGEPVLDLRGLAGRRLPRWADLTLHRGEVLGIAGLVGAGRTELLRAIFGLDEVRSGEVTIKGHSGSVAASPRRSIREGIGFLSEDRKEEGLALGRSVEENLTLSALGRYARFGWLRLGSRRRETRQWIEAMRIRTQGPDQRIGALSGGNQQKVALARLLHQQADVLLLDEPTRGIDVGSKAEIYRMIGSLAAEGKAVIMVSSYLPELMGVCDRIAVMSRGVLGPARPVEEWTEHAIMEDATGGTAPIG